One part of the Mariniflexile litorale genome encodes these proteins:
- a CDS encoding nucleoid-associated protein, with the protein MISRKNASISKFIIHKVGNKFNDTKNAFSEKLVDFDEASYDLMLPFLLRPFGSVVQSYRFNHHANITLNEINSYSTQIFSDEEAFIDVSKHIVTHLFEQSTSSQIKTGDVLVVMFEGIEFNEITTNALGIFKIESKVNFFQTYLENNSYDVLVQKGISSKKVDKGCLILNQTDTEGNIVLSVDNNSYDAQYWINQFLNIKYADDANNHTQQYIELCKDFSTEILKTTYGAQEQNTFLAKTIDFFKENEIVNIERFKDELFEEDKHKNMFEDYKKTFEDEKNLVIRNQFDVAESVVNKEKKKFKTDIKLDTNIQIKLDIDAPDASAEYLERGYDDEKKMHYYKVFFNVEN; encoded by the coding sequence ATGATTTCAAGAAAAAACGCCTCTATATCAAAATTCATCATCCATAAAGTTGGTAACAAATTCAACGATACCAAAAATGCCTTTTCAGAAAAATTAGTAGATTTTGATGAAGCTAGTTACGATTTAATGCTACCTTTTTTATTGCGTCCATTTGGTTCGGTGGTACAAAGCTACAGGTTTAACCACCATGCTAATATTACATTAAACGAAATTAATAGTTACAGTACACAAATTTTCAGTGATGAAGAAGCTTTTATAGATGTTTCAAAACACATCGTTACCCATTTATTCGAGCAATCTACTTCCTCACAAATTAAAACGGGCGACGTTTTAGTTGTTATGTTTGAAGGGATCGAGTTTAACGAAATTACCACCAACGCCTTGGGCATTTTTAAAATTGAAAGTAAAGTTAACTTCTTTCAAACCTATTTAGAAAACAATAGTTACGATGTGTTGGTACAAAAAGGTATTAGCAGTAAAAAAGTAGATAAAGGCTGCTTGATTTTAAACCAAACGGATACCGAAGGCAACATTGTTTTAAGTGTAGACAATAATAGTTATGATGCACAATATTGGATAAACCAATTTTTAAATATAAAATATGCCGATGATGCCAATAACCATACCCAACAATATATAGAACTTTGTAAAGATTTTTCGACCGAGATTTTAAAAACCACCTATGGTGCACAAGAACAAAATACCTTTTTAGCAAAAACCATCGACTTTTTTAAAGAAAACGAAATTGTAAATATTGAACGTTTTAAAGACGAACTTTTTGAAGAAGACAAACATAAAAACATGTTTGAAGATTATAAAAAAACGTTTGAAGACGAAAAAAACTTAGTAATTAGGAACCAATTTGATGTTGCCGAAAGTGTGGTTAACAAAGAAAAGAAAAAGTTTAAAACCGATATTAAACTAGATACCAACATACAAATAAAACTTGATATTGATGCACCTGATGCTTCTGCCGAATATTTAGAACGTGGTTATGATGATGAAAAGAAAATGCATTATTATAAGGTGTTTTTTAATGTGGAAAATTAG
- the lipB gene encoding lipoyl(octanoyl) transferase LipB, translating into MNKTIEIQDLGLKDYKQTWDYQEQLFKGIVDAKIKNRKDNTQLKTNNYFLFVEHPHVYTLGKSGDLSNLLLSEQQLTDRGASFYKINRGGDITYHGPGQIVGYPILDLDNFFTDIHKYLRFLEEMIILTLSEYGLKAERSTGETGVWLDVGTPFARKICAMGVRASRWITMHGFALNVNTNLGYFDHIIPCGIRGKAVTSLNVELGVDKVDETKVKEKLLKHFKALFEADFL; encoded by the coding sequence TTGAATAAAACCATTGAAATACAAGATTTAGGATTAAAAGATTATAAACAGACTTGGGACTACCAAGAACAATTGTTTAAAGGAATTGTTGATGCCAAAATAAAAAACAGGAAAGATAATACACAGTTAAAAACTAATAATTATTTTTTGTTTGTAGAGCATCCGCACGTATATACTTTGGGTAAAAGTGGCGATTTGTCTAACCTGCTTTTAAGTGAACAACAACTTACGGATAGAGGAGCATCTTTTTATAAAATAAATAGAGGTGGCGATATTACTTATCATGGACCTGGACAAATAGTGGGCTATCCAATTTTAGATTTAGATAATTTTTTTACCGACATACATAAATACCTGCGCTTTTTAGAAGAAATGATCATTTTAACGCTTTCCGAATATGGATTGAAAGCAGAAAGAAGTACAGGAGAAACAGGCGTCTGGTTAGATGTTGGTACACCGTTTGCACGCAAAATTTGTGCTATGGGTGTGCGTGCAAGTCGTTGGATAACTATGCACGGTTTCGCATTGAATGTGAACACAAACTTGGGATATTTTGATCATATAATACCCTGTGGTATCCGTGGTAAAGCCGTTACTTCTTTAAATGTTGAACTAGGTGTTGATAAAGTTGATGAAACTAAAGTAAAAGAAAAACTGCTAAAGCATTTTAAAGCACTTTTTGAAGCTGATTTTTTGTAA
- a CDS encoding YqaE/Pmp3 family membrane protein — protein sequence MSFWRVLLSIICPPLAVIDKGCGSIFIVFLLWLCGWVPGVIAALVILNNPKN from the coding sequence ATGAGTTTCTGGAGAGTTTTACTGTCTATTATTTGTCCGCCTTTAGCCGTTATCGATAAAGGCTGTGGCTCTATTTTTATTGTCTTCCTATTATGGCTTTGTGGATGGGTTCCGGGTGTTATTGCAGCCTTGGTTATTCTTAATAATCCAAAAAATTAA
- the hemL gene encoding glutamate-1-semialdehyde 2,1-aminomutase produces the protein MNYTRSSALFAQAEKVIPGGVNSPVRAFKGVGGTPIFVKEAKGAYLYDEDGNRFIDYINSWGPMILGHAYQPVVDAVVEKAKKGTSFGMPTEIETQIAELAVSMVPNIDKIRFVNSGTEACMSAVRLARGFTKKDKIIKFAGCYHGHSDSFLIQAGSGASTFGTPNSPGVTQGTAKDTLLADYNNIENVKELIEANKNEIACIIIEPVAGNMGCVPPIPDFLKQLRTLCDTHNILLIFDEVMTGFRLAKGGAQELYSIKADIVCFGKVIGGGLPVGAFAARNEIMNELAPLGPVYQAGTLSGNPLAMAAGLAMLVELNEDGEVFNRLAEKTTYLHKGIAEALNENKVEHTINRMGSMISVHFDAKPVIDFKTAARGNNDTFKKFFHGMLNEGIYIAPSAFETWFITDALSYDDLDFTIEAVKKVSKIL, from the coding sequence ATGAATTATACAAGAAGTAGTGCATTATTTGCGCAAGCCGAAAAGGTTATCCCAGGAGGTGTAAACTCACCAGTTAGAGCTTTTAAAGGAGTTGGAGGAACACCCATTTTTGTAAAAGAAGCTAAAGGTGCTTATTTATATGATGAAGACGGAAACCGTTTTATTGACTATATAAATTCATGGGGTCCTATGATTTTAGGTCATGCTTATCAACCTGTTGTTGATGCGGTAGTTGAAAAAGCTAAAAAAGGCACATCGTTTGGAATGCCTACGGAAATAGAAACACAAATTGCAGAATTAGCAGTTTCTATGGTGCCAAATATTGATAAAATACGTTTTGTGAATTCAGGAACTGAAGCGTGTATGAGTGCGGTTCGTTTGGCAAGAGGCTTTACTAAAAAGGATAAAATTATAAAATTTGCTGGATGTTATCATGGTCATAGCGATTCGTTTTTAATTCAAGCGGGTAGTGGGGCTAGTACTTTTGGAACACCTAATAGTCCAGGTGTAACCCAAGGTACGGCAAAAGATACCTTGTTAGCAGATTATAACAATATCGAAAATGTTAAGGAATTAATTGAAGCAAACAAAAACGAGATTGCTTGCATTATAATAGAACCCGTTGCTGGTAATATGGGGTGCGTACCGCCAATACCTGATTTTTTAAAACAGCTTAGAACGTTGTGCGATACTCATAATATATTACTAATTTTTGATGAGGTGATGACGGGATTTCGCTTAGCGAAAGGTGGTGCACAAGAACTCTATAGTATTAAAGCTGATATTGTTTGTTTTGGGAAAGTAATTGGTGGAGGCTTACCAGTTGGTGCTTTTGCAGCTAGAAATGAAATAATGAATGAATTGGCACCATTAGGGCCCGTGTATCAAGCAGGTACTTTAAGTGGGAATCCTTTAGCGATGGCAGCTGGTTTAGCAATGTTAGTTGAGTTGAATGAAGATGGAGAAGTTTTTAATCGTTTAGCTGAAAAAACAACCTATTTACATAAAGGTATCGCCGAGGCTTTAAATGAAAATAAAGTGGAGCATACTATAAATAGGATGGGTTCTATGATTTCGGTACATTTCGATGCAAAACCTGTAATAGATTTCAAAACGGCAGCAAGAGGCAATAATGATACTTTTAAGAAATTCTTTCATGGCATGCTTAATGAAGGTATTTACATTGCACCAAGTGCTTTTGAAACGTGGTTTATTACCGACGCTTTATCTTATGATGATTTAGATTTTACTATTGAAGCTGTGAAAAAAGTTTCAAAAATATTATAA
- a CDS encoding ribonuclease HII yields the protein MRFLGFTLLLLVFFSCSKVEKNSLSLIDFVPKNASIIIKTSNLEDLKSSIKNSDFLDKFSKTTAYKHLENNLDYLKLLKPNGELLICFSNDEKDSLQFSIITKYTPQLFKSDSLKNYIEEKLTYKKQTLIKSTYNNNTFYSTVTDSIFLAASSKDLINTVSTNSYMNEELVKIYNSTSNDKTFSIIINANSPFVKSFFIEESLNLSAFTNYVAVDVDVNQDYIYMNGITKATDSTKILNSIFKNTIPQENQTQNITPFDSDGFMSFSFKNFKTIEGNLKTFKKKDSITSRLSIFDNIIEVGIIYQDESRAIVLNSIDFIDTEDALIGEQTVTETYRGVEIYSFSQPKLFVNTFSPLVNDINPNRYCILDNFFVFSSHLDLLQNIISNYQNKTTLNELDAFKNTKEQLSNASSLLLVVNNKSLKSILDKNFKDNLDDTFNNYSASALQFIYDSNFAHVNAIIKKSKIRATQNSVSEELNIKLASNILNKPQFVTNHLTNTKEIVVQDIKNNLYLISNKGKILWKKQLEGAVLGTIEQIDIFKNGRLQLAFATPHRVYVIDRNGKDVAPFPGNFNDEITQPLSVFDYDRNKEYRLLVTQGKNILMYDVKAQTVNGFNFNSAKDVIISQPKHFRLRGKDYIVFKTQNKLYIIDRVGNTRITPKTSTNFSNQPIFLYNDAFTTTTSNGQLISVDTQGGVATQNLNLGEKHKLEASSKTLVTLNENKLTIKTNSIELDYGTYTRPELFYIKDKIYVAITDLQTQKVSMYDSLGNLLPNFPVYGNSEITLDNIDKDNSLEFVTKGDANSILLYRIN from the coding sequence ATGAGATTCCTTGGTTTCACCCTCTTATTGTTGGTCTTTTTTAGTTGTTCTAAAGTTGAAAAAAATAGTCTTAGTCTTATCGATTTTGTTCCAAAAAATGCCTCTATCATTATTAAAACATCTAATCTTGAAGATTTAAAAAGCAGTATTAAGAACAGTGATTTTTTAGATAAATTTTCTAAAACTACGGCTTATAAACATTTAGAAAACAATCTAGATTATTTAAAACTTTTAAAACCCAATGGCGAATTACTTATTTGTTTTTCAAACGACGAAAAAGATAGCCTTCAATTTAGCATCATAACAAAATACACTCCCCAATTATTCAAAAGTGATTCTCTTAAAAATTATATTGAAGAAAAACTTACTTATAAAAAACAAACACTTATAAAATCTACCTACAATAATAACACCTTTTATAGTACAGTAACAGACAGTATTTTTTTGGCAGCCTCATCTAAAGACCTTATAAATACAGTTTCTACCAATTCTTATATGAATGAAGAACTGGTTAAAATTTATAATTCCACGAGCAATGATAAAACATTTTCTATTATCATAAATGCCAACTCGCCTTTTGTGAAATCGTTTTTTATAGAAGAATCTTTAAACTTAAGTGCTTTTACCAATTATGTAGCCGTAGACGTAGATGTAAACCAAGACTATATTTATATGAATGGGATTACTAAAGCAACCGATTCTACAAAAATTCTTAATAGCATTTTTAAAAACACCATCCCACAAGAAAATCAAACTCAAAATATAACACCTTTTGATAGTGATGGTTTTATGAGTTTCTCTTTCAAGAATTTTAAAACTATTGAAGGCAATTTAAAAACATTTAAAAAGAAAGATTCAATTACTAGCCGTTTATCAATTTTTGATAATATTATAGAAGTTGGCATTATTTATCAAGATGAAAGTCGTGCCATTGTATTAAATTCTATCGATTTTATTGACACTGAAGACGCCCTTATTGGCGAGCAAACTGTTACGGAAACTTATAGAGGCGTAGAAATATATAGTTTTAGCCAGCCTAAATTATTTGTCAATACTTTTTCGCCTTTAGTTAACGACATAAACCCCAATAGATATTGTATTTTAGATAACTTTTTTGTCTTTTCTAGCCATTTAGACTTATTACAAAACATTATTTCCAACTACCAAAATAAAACCACACTTAACGAGTTAGATGCTTTTAAGAATACGAAAGAACAGTTAAGCAATGCATCTTCATTACTTCTGGTGGTTAACAATAAATCTTTAAAATCTATTTTAGATAAAAATTTTAAAGATAATTTAGATGATACTTTTAATAATTACAGTGCCTCTGCATTACAATTTATTTACGATTCTAATTTTGCACATGTAAATGCTATTATAAAAAAGAGTAAAATTAGAGCAACTCAAAACTCGGTTTCAGAAGAATTAAATATCAAATTAGCTTCCAATATTTTAAACAAACCTCAATTTGTAACCAATCATCTTACCAATACAAAAGAAATTGTTGTACAAGACATTAAAAACAACCTTTATTTAATTTCTAACAAAGGAAAAATTCTTTGGAAAAAACAACTTGAAGGTGCTGTTTTAGGAACCATAGAACAAATTGATATTTTTAAAAATGGCCGTTTACAATTAGCGTTTGCAACACCACACCGTGTCTATGTTATTGATCGAAATGGTAAAGATGTCGCACCGTTTCCAGGTAATTTTAATGATGAAATCACACAACCTTTATCTGTTTTTGATTACGACAGAAATAAAGAGTATCGTCTGCTAGTTACCCAAGGCAAAAATATATTAATGTACGATGTAAAAGCCCAAACGGTTAACGGTTTCAATTTTAATTCGGCAAAAGATGTTATTATAAGTCAACCAAAACATTTTAGATTACGTGGTAAAGATTATATTGTATTTAAAACCCAAAACAAACTATATATAATAGATCGAGTCGGTAATACACGCATTACACCTAAAACATCTACTAATTTTTCAAATCAACCCATCTTTTTGTATAACGATGCTTTTACCACAACAACTTCAAACGGACAATTAATTTCTGTAGATACTCAAGGTGGTGTTGCTACTCAAAATTTAAATCTTGGAGAAAAGCACAAATTGGAGGCTTCGAGTAAAACATTGGTAACACTAAACGAAAACAAATTAACGATTAAAACCAATTCTATAGAACTAGATTACGGCACATATACAAGACCCGAACTATTTTATATTAAAGATAAAATTTATGTTGCCATTACCGATTTACAAACTCAAAAAGTTTCTATGTATGATAGCCTAGGAAACCTATTACCTAATTTCCCTGTATATGGCAATTCAGAAATAACACTAGATAATATAGATAAAGACAACAGTTTGGAATTTGTAACTAAAGGCGATGCCAACTCCATCCTATTGTACCGGATCAATTGA
- a CDS encoding methyltransferase yields MIIDLNVNKPEPIVVSGKQVELFNRATDIKLTIKVLEAGNHILITAFYSDGLLLLKKLQMHLKRKLPNKSFSEQRAYRSAYHKLSNLILIEIVDHKLTVKKSPSIGWLEKLYPEISDFLLSFPQVQGLNSAWQWYQNGILIPVLRNKLHPYYGTYFPTRFDHLILFDNWLKRYEGAKKSAIDVGIGSGVLSFQMIKHGFQKVFGTDTNPNAIVGLSEFMANTKLSRKIELNFGHLFGNLEKQTELIVFNPPWLPISHDQDRNDEAIYYNENLFPDFFEGAKKRLLPEGKLVVIFSNLAQITHVAKNHPIEKELAEGGRFQLEACLKKSVKVASEKTKREQHWRSSEEVELWVLTN; encoded by the coding sequence ATGATAATAGATTTAAACGTAAACAAACCAGAACCTATTGTTGTATCTGGAAAACAAGTAGAATTGTTTAATCGCGCTACAGATATTAAGCTAACAATTAAAGTTTTAGAAGCTGGGAACCATATATTAATAACAGCGTTTTACAGTGATGGATTGTTACTTCTTAAAAAGTTGCAAATGCATCTTAAAAGAAAGTTGCCGAACAAGTCTTTTTCCGAGCAACGTGCGTATCGGTCAGCATATCATAAATTGTCTAATCTTATTTTAATAGAGATTGTAGACCATAAATTAACGGTAAAAAAATCACCTTCTATTGGTTGGTTAGAAAAGCTGTATCCAGAGATTAGCGATTTTTTATTATCCTTTCCTCAGGTTCAAGGTTTGAATAGCGCATGGCAATGGTATCAAAATGGTATTTTAATTCCTGTATTGCGAAATAAACTACACCCTTATTACGGCACTTATTTTCCAACGCGTTTTGACCATTTGATACTTTTCGATAATTGGTTGAAAAGGTATGAAGGGGCTAAAAAGTCGGCCATTGATGTTGGAATAGGGAGTGGGGTACTTTCTTTTCAAATGATAAAACACGGTTTTCAGAAGGTTTTTGGTACAGACACAAACCCAAATGCTATTGTTGGACTCAGCGAGTTTATGGCAAATACCAAGTTATCTAGAAAAATTGAATTAAATTTCGGTCATCTTTTTGGAAATTTGGAAAAGCAGACCGAATTAATTGTTTTTAATCCGCCTTGGTTACCTATCTCTCATGATCAGGATAGAAATGACGAAGCTATTTATTATAATGAAAATCTATTCCCTGATTTTTTTGAAGGAGCAAAAAAAAGGTTGTTACCAGAAGGAAAATTAGTTGTTATATTTTCAAATTTAGCTCAAATAACGCATGTAGCAAAAAACCACCCAATAGAGAAGGAGTTAGCCGAAGGAGGGAGATTTCAATTAGAAGCGTGTTTAAAAAAATCAGTAAAAGTTGCTTCTGAAAAAACAAAACGAGAGCAACACTGGCGTTCATCTGAAGAAGTAGAGCTTTGGGTACTGACTAATTAG
- the lysS gene encoding lysine--tRNA ligase, whose translation MSQLSEQELVRREKLTKLRELGINPYPADLYPVTHTSKQIKDQFEVGKKVVIAGRLMVIKVQGKASFADLQDADGKIQVYFNRDEICPGDDKEKYNEVFKKLLDFGDFIGVEGELFTTQVGEKSVRVKDFTLLSKALKPLPLPKEKDGVIFDAFTDPEQRYRQRYADLVVNPQVKNIFVKRTKLFNAMRQFFNDAGYFEVETPVLQSIPGGAAARPFTTHHNALDIPLYMRIANELYLKRLIVGGFDGVYEFSKNFRNEGMDRTHNPEFTAMEIYVAYKDYNWMMDFCERLLEHCAISVNGTTKATFGKHEIDFKAPYARVTMADSIKHFTGFDITGKTEADIRTAAKNMGVEVDDTMGKGKLIDEIFGEKCEGNYIQPTYITDYPKEMSPLCKEHRENPELTERFELMVCGKEIANAYSELNDPIDQRERFEHQIELAKKGDDEATGTIDYDFLRALEYGMPPTSGMGIGMDRLIMFLTNNQSIQEVLFFPQMRPEKKSVELSDTEKVIFEILKTQKSMSLNDLKSKSGLSNKAWDKGIKALTKHKLANVTKTNDDLVVEYIS comes from the coding sequence ATGTCGCAATTATCAGAGCAAGAGCTTGTACGAAGAGAAAAATTAACAAAATTACGCGAATTAGGCATTAACCCCTATCCTGCCGATTTATATCCAGTAACACATACATCAAAACAAATTAAAGACCAATTTGAAGTAGGAAAAAAAGTTGTTATAGCTGGTAGATTGATGGTAATTAAGGTACAGGGAAAAGCTAGTTTTGCTGATTTACAAGATGCCGATGGTAAAATACAAGTGTATTTTAATCGTGATGAAATTTGTCCTGGCGATGATAAAGAAAAATACAATGAGGTTTTTAAAAAATTATTGGATTTTGGCGATTTTATTGGTGTTGAAGGTGAATTATTCACCACTCAAGTTGGAGAGAAAAGTGTGCGTGTAAAAGATTTTACCTTATTAAGTAAAGCCTTAAAACCGCTTCCATTACCTAAAGAAAAAGACGGTGTTATATTTGATGCTTTTACCGATCCTGAACAACGTTACAGACAGCGTTATGCCGATTTAGTAGTAAATCCACAAGTAAAAAATATATTTGTAAAACGTACCAAATTATTCAATGCCATGCGTCAGTTTTTTAATGATGCGGGATATTTTGAAGTAGAAACTCCCGTATTACAATCTATTCCAGGTGGAGCTGCAGCACGTCCCTTTACTACGCATCATAATGCTTTAGATATTCCGTTATATATGCGAATTGCCAATGAATTGTATTTAAAACGATTAATCGTTGGTGGATTTGATGGTGTTTATGAATTTTCTAAAAACTTTAGAAACGAGGGTATGGACAGAACCCACAACCCAGAGTTTACCGCCATGGAAATTTATGTAGCTTATAAAGACTACAACTGGATGATGGATTTTTGTGAACGATTACTTGAGCATTGTGCCATCTCGGTAAATGGCACCACAAAAGCTACTTTTGGCAAACACGAAATAGATTTTAAAGCACCGTATGCTCGAGTTACCATGGCAGATTCTATAAAACATTTTACGGGTTTTGATATTACTGGTAAAACAGAAGCTGACATTAGAACTGCTGCTAAAAACATGGGGGTTGAAGTTGATGACACTATGGGGAAAGGCAAATTAATTGACGAAATTTTTGGTGAAAAATGCGAAGGCAACTACATACAACCAACTTACATTACGGACTATCCTAAAGAAATGAGCCCGTTATGTAAAGAACATAGAGAAAACCCTGAATTAACAGAGCGTTTTGAGTTGATGGTTTGTGGTAAAGAAATTGCCAATGCTTATTCTGAATTAAATGACCCCATTGACCAAAGAGAACGATTTGAGCACCAAATAGAACTAGCTAAAAAAGGTGACGATGAAGCTACTGGCACTATTGATTACGACTTTTTACGCGCCTTAGAATATGGAATGCCTCCCACATCAGGTATGGGAATTGGCATGGATAGATTGATCATGTTTTTAACCAATAACCAATCGATACAAGAAGTATTATTCTTTCCACAGATGCGTCCAGAAAAAAAATCGGTAGAATTAAGCGATACTGAAAAAGTCATCTTTGAAATTTTAAAAACTCAAAAAAGCATGAGTTTAAACGATCTTAAATCAAAGTCGGGCTTAAGCAACAAGGCTTGGGATAAAGGTATTAAAGCCCTAACCAAACATAAATTAGCTAACGTTACAAAAACAAATGACGATTTGGTTGTTGAATATATTTCGTAA
- a CDS encoding response regulator, translated as MIKKIQLDLIIAITTFLVLITLIISVYLISINKYYAVIKEDLFHTGKLISKEFNKIIHSDISKLENIKSRLEFTNGSYFKNWEHDADLILKQNNTFKFIEWIDSLMVIKKISPSKGNEQALNLDISKLDYRKNEWINHSKSGKTNITSWLKLTQSGNAFLVDVPVYFNKVFQGSITAGMNFNGNFDRLVNYLEDEYAVELYDDTGNLFYEANNTIKLKTKRHIVYTNNIQIDELEAQAWHLKIYPTEKLLMAEGKIVINIALIIGIFLAFIVSSLIYFYLRARKGTKHAEESNLSLVKLNDQLNKEKDRANKASQAKTDFLSNMSHEIRTPLHAIIGFIELLKDAELSDTHQEYVDLMDKSSNNLLNLVNDILEIDKIESGKTELEKLVFNPIKEIKELAEVNQFLFLKKNLYLKTNFENTLDLTVIGDLYKLIQIVNNILKNALKFTKEGGVTITSSETVIENKLKLIISIEDTGIGIPENKLNTIFNRFTQIENSVKKQHEGSGLGLAISENLVSIMGGEISVQSKHQVGSKFTMSFLFDITETDENVKYTKNDKTIKTTGINVLIVDDNNLNIIVLKKILENIGIESDTAENGKIALEKVNKKAYQLIFMDIHMPEMDGWEATRIIRQSDKHVIIFGLSANVTTEAINKAIENGMNNYLTKPFKKQHLYKLLQFHFNNSEE; from the coding sequence ATGATTAAAAAAATACAATTAGATTTAATAATTGCTATTACCACTTTTTTAGTACTCATAACTCTAATCATATCTGTATATCTAATTTCTATAAACAAGTATTATGCTGTTATAAAAGAAGATTTATTTCATACTGGAAAATTAATTTCGAAAGAATTTAATAAAATTATCCATTCCGATATTTCAAAACTCGAAAATATTAAAAGCAGGTTGGAATTCACTAATGGCTCTTATTTTAAGAATTGGGAGCACGATGCAGATTTAATATTAAAGCAAAACAACACTTTTAAGTTTATTGAGTGGATAGATAGCTTAATGGTTATTAAAAAAATAAGTCCCTCTAAAGGTAATGAACAAGCTTTAAATCTAGACATTTCTAAACTTGATTACAGAAAAAATGAATGGATCAATCATTCAAAAAGTGGAAAAACCAACATTACCTCTTGGTTAAAATTAACGCAGTCTGGAAATGCTTTTCTCGTAGATGTTCCCGTATATTTTAACAAGGTCTTTCAAGGCTCCATAACTGCAGGAATGAACTTTAACGGTAATTTTGACCGATTAGTTAATTATTTAGAAGACGAATATGCTGTAGAACTTTATGATGATACGGGTAATCTCTTTTATGAAGCCAACAATACTATAAAGCTTAAAACAAAACGCCATATTGTTTATACAAACAATATACAAATTGATGAACTTGAAGCTCAAGCTTGGCATTTAAAAATTTATCCCACCGAAAAACTATTAATGGCTGAAGGCAAAATTGTTATTAACATAGCCTTAATTATTGGAATATTTCTGGCCTTCATAGTCTCATCACTTATTTACTTTTATTTAAGGGCCAGAAAAGGCACCAAACATGCAGAAGAATCCAATTTATCTCTAGTTAAATTAAATGACCAATTAAACAAAGAAAAAGACAGAGCTAATAAAGCATCACAAGCAAAAACCGATTTTTTATCGAATATGAGTCACGAAATCAGAACCCCTTTGCATGCTATTATTGGTTTTATTGAACTTTTAAAGGACGCAGAATTAAGTGATACTCATCAAGAATATGTGGATTTAATGGACAAATCTTCAAACAATCTGTTAAACCTTGTTAATGACATTTTAGAAATAGATAAAATAGAATCAGGAAAAACAGAGTTAGAGAAACTCGTATTTAATCCAATTAAAGAAATCAAAGAACTAGCTGAAGTTAATCAATTCTTATTTTTAAAAAAGAATCTTTATTTAAAAACAAATTTTGAAAACACTCTTGATTTAACAGTTATTGGTGACTTATACAAACTCATTCAAATTGTAAATAACATTCTAAAAAATGCTTTAAAATTTACTAAAGAAGGTGGTGTTACTATTACCAGTTCTGAAACTGTTATAGAAAATAAATTAAAGCTAATTATTAGTATTGAAGATACGGGTATCGGCATTCCTGAAAACAAATTAAACACTATTTTTAATAGGTTTACCCAAATTGAAAATAGTGTAAAAAAACAACACGAAGGCAGTGGCCTTGGATTGGCTATTTCTGAAAACTTAGTATCTATAATGGGTGGGGAAATTTCCGTTCAAAGTAAACACCAAGTAGGCTCCAAATTTACAATGTCATTTTTATTCGATATCACAGAAACAGACGAAAATGTAAAATATACTAAAAACGACAAAACAATTAAAACCACTGGTATTAACGTGTTAATTGTTGATGATAACAATTTAAATATCATAGTTTTAAAGAAAATACTTGAAAATATAGGGATAGAATCTGATACGGCTGAAAACGGTAAAATAGCCTTAGAGAAAGTTAATAAAAAAGCTTATCAACTTATTTTTATGGATATCCACATGCCAGAAATGGATGGTTGGGAAGCCACTCGTATTATAAGACAATCGGATAAACATGTCATTATTTTTGGATTATCAGCCAATGTAACCACCGAGGCAATTAATAAAGCAATAGAAAACGGTATGAATAACTATCTTACGAAACCTTTTAAGAAGCAACATCTATACAAACTTTTACAATTTCACTTTAATAATAGCGAAGAATAG